A DNA window from Novosphingobium sp. RL4 contains the following coding sequences:
- a CDS encoding helix-turn-helix domain-containing protein, producing the protein MNMPVQHASWGLTEKEKQTLRLIVRGHDAKSIARTLDLSVHTINERLRDARRKMAVSSSREAARLLLEVESDRTGFPTPELLVDAQIGADAAARPGDGAEAPIGGAGWLHRHPRISIGVLLMTIALGLLALASLTQVSAPSSSAPTSAVNQEVVDAARQWLTLVDQGRWEDSYKGTGSAFHKLNTLQVWAETSERVRVPLGAVISRTLLSQENLPAPPAGYEVVKFRTSYANKADAVETVSLARENGVWRVAGVTIE; encoded by the coding sequence ATGAACATGCCGGTGCAACACGCTTCCTGGGGCCTTACCGAGAAGGAGAAGCAGACGCTTCGCCTGATCGTGAGGGGGCATGACGCCAAATCCATTGCCCGCACGCTCGACCTTTCGGTCCACACGATCAACGAGCGGCTGCGCGATGCGCGGCGCAAGATGGCGGTGTCCAGCAGCCGGGAAGCGGCACGCCTGCTGCTGGAGGTGGAGAGTGACCGGACCGGCTTTCCGACCCCCGAACTGCTTGTGGACGCGCAAATCGGGGCAGACGCGGCGGCGCGCCCGGGGGATGGGGCAGAGGCGCCGATCGGCGGCGCAGGGTGGCTCCATCGCCATCCCCGGATCAGCATCGGAGTTCTGCTCATGACCATTGCCCTCGGCCTTCTGGCGCTCGCCAGCCTGACGCAAGTTTCCGCGCCCTCATCGTCAGCACCGACCTCTGCGGTCAATCAGGAGGTCGTCGATGCGGCGCGCCAATGGTTGACGCTGGTGGATCAGGGCCGCTGGGAGGATAGCTACAAGGGCACCGGCTCCGCATTCCACAAGCTGAACACCCTGCAGGTATGGGCGGAGACCTCCGAAAGGGTCCGGGTGCCGCTGGGGGCGGTGATCTCGCGCACGTTGCTCAGCCAGGAGAACCTGCCCGCGCCGCCTGCCGGCTATGAAGTCGTGAAGTTCCGCACCAGCTATGCCAACAAGGCGGATGCGGTGGAGACGGTTTCATTGGCGCGCGAAAATGGCGTGTGGCGCGTGGCGGGTGTGACCATCGAGTAG
- a CDS encoding CaiB/BaiF CoA transferase family protein has protein sequence MNADEPVNRAWAGPLAGVRVIDFTRVLAGPAASLALADMGAEVFKIEPPGTGDETRSFPPLRDGESHYYLAVNRGKQSIVVDLKTEEGLALVRDLAAKCDVLVENYRPGVMERLGLGYDTMKAINPRLIYCSISGYGQTGPLKDRPSFDIVLQAMSGALSMNGEPDGLPTKLGIPLGDLVGGINGPIGILSALYERERTGVGRHIDVSLMDGLIGMLGYIAQLAFFNGTDPSRVGSQHPNLVPYGIFPAREGSIVVACLTPGFWSRICRSIDRPELTEDPRYDTLEKRRDARTEVNAIVSAFTERHSVDELVAIFTAHEVPHAPILGVSEALAQPQAVEREMVVETQHSTLGPIPIVNRPIRFTDAPQPVPSAPPVLGEHTDAILGNVLDLSPERIAQLRNAGVVA, from the coding sequence ATGAATGCAGACGAACCGGTAAACCGGGCTTGGGCCGGGCCGCTCGCCGGTGTGCGCGTGATCGACTTTACCCGCGTGCTGGCAGGCCCCGCCGCCAGCCTCGCGCTGGCCGACATGGGCGCCGAGGTTTTCAAGATCGAGCCGCCCGGCACGGGTGACGAAACCCGCTCCTTCCCGCCGCTTCGCGATGGGGAGAGCCACTATTACCTCGCGGTCAATCGCGGCAAGCAGTCCATCGTCGTCGATCTCAAGACGGAGGAAGGGCTGGCTCTCGTTCGCGATCTGGCGGCCAAGTGCGACGTGCTGGTGGAGAACTATCGGCCGGGTGTGATGGAGCGGCTGGGGCTCGGCTACGATACGATGAAGGCCATCAACCCGCGCCTGATCTACTGTTCGATCTCGGGCTATGGCCAGACCGGGCCGCTCAAGGACCGGCCCAGTTTCGACATCGTGCTGCAGGCCATGTCCGGCGCGCTTTCGATGAACGGAGAGCCTGACGGACTGCCGACCAAGCTGGGCATCCCGCTGGGCGATCTGGTTGGCGGGATCAACGGGCCGATCGGCATCCTCTCGGCGCTCTACGAACGCGAGCGGACCGGGGTGGGGCGGCATATCGACGTCAGCCTGATGGACGGGCTGATCGGGATGCTGGGCTATATCGCGCAGCTTGCCTTCTTCAACGGCACGGACCCGAGCCGGGTGGGGTCGCAGCATCCCAATCTCGTGCCTTACGGGATTTTCCCGGCGCGGGAGGGCTCGATCGTGGTCGCCTGCCTCACGCCGGGCTTCTGGAGCCGTATCTGCCGCTCGATCGACCGGCCCGAACTTACCGAAGACCCGCGCTACGACACCCTGGAGAAGCGCCGCGATGCGCGGACCGAGGTGAACGCCATCGTCAGCGCCTTTACCGAGCGGCACAGCGTGGACGAACTCGTGGCGATATTCACCGCGCATGAAGTGCCGCATGCCCCGATCCTCGGCGTTTCGGAAGCGCTGGCGCAGCCGCAGGCGGTGGAGCGCGAGATGGTGGTGGAAACGCAGCACAGCACGCTGGGGCCGATCCCCATCGTCAATCGCCCGATCCGCTTCACCGACGCGCCCCAGCCCGTGCCCAGCGCGCCGCCGGTATTGGGCGAGCACACCGATGCGATCCTTGGCAACGTGCTCGATCTTTCGCCGGAGCGAATTGCGCAGCTGCGGAACGCTGGAGTGGTTGCCTGA
- a CDS encoding IclR family transcriptional regulator, whose translation MASPTDPLEDAVRASKAPAIARAAAVLRLLGKRGSPMGVQAVARELGLVPSTCLYVLRALVAEELVAFDPDTKRYALDAGVLTLARAWLKRDQFNDLAQSPLDRISREFGLTTLGVQIFGLDHIIVTAMAQSGEAFQLSTQVGSRFPALVSATGRCIAAFGAPDLEALRPRFEALRWDEAPSWQEWCAQVAEAKLTGIAVDDGHYIAGVTVIAAPVWKGGRGSGAPSHALVAIGIGATLRGEMDRVKQALVGAARSLSEHLAG comes from the coding sequence ATGGCTAGCCCCACAGATCCTCTCGAAGACGCCGTGCGCGCCAGCAAGGCTCCCGCCATCGCCCGGGCGGCAGCCGTGCTGCGCCTGCTCGGGAAACGTGGATCGCCCATGGGGGTACAGGCCGTGGCGCGTGAACTGGGGCTCGTGCCCAGCACCTGTCTCTATGTTTTACGGGCGCTTGTGGCCGAGGAACTGGTCGCTTTCGACCCGGACACCAAGCGCTACGCTCTCGATGCCGGGGTCCTCACCCTCGCCCGCGCCTGGCTGAAACGGGACCAGTTCAACGACCTCGCGCAGTCCCCGCTCGACCGTATCTCGCGCGAGTTCGGACTGACCACATTGGGTGTGCAGATCTTCGGGCTCGACCACATCATCGTCACCGCGATGGCGCAATCGGGCGAGGCTTTCCAACTCTCGACCCAGGTCGGCAGCCGCTTCCCCGCGCTTGTCTCCGCCACCGGCCGCTGCATCGCCGCCTTCGGGGCGCCGGACCTCGAAGCGCTGCGCCCCCGGTTCGAAGCGCTGCGCTGGGACGAGGCGCCGTCATGGCAGGAATGGTGCGCACAAGTCGCCGAAGCGAAGCTGACCGGGATCGCCGTGGACGACGGCCACTATATCGCCGGGGTCACCGTGATCGCGGCGCCGGTGTGGAAAGGCGGTCGCGGCAGCGGCGCCCCCTCCCACGCGCTGGTCGCCATCGGCATCGGCGCGACCTTGCGCGGGGAGATGGACCGGGTGAAGCAGGCGCTGGTCGGCGCGGCGCGGTCCCTCAGCGAGCATCTGGCGGGCTAG
- a CDS encoding nuclear transport factor 2 family protein, with translation MEDMLAREAIRDVIARYTMAGDRLKIDDFAACFTADAILESEHVPADRAFRFEGHSQIRAWQQGWLDSAATGTPVHAATFVRHHLTTSQIEITGDGNAAARTYWQAWTNIGPDHAGIYLDRLRKEADGRWLIAHRRVRMDWEAENSLFRTAIPLSREAKGNGTNHASPG, from the coding sequence ATGGAAGACATGCTCGCGCGCGAGGCGATCCGTGACGTGATCGCCCGCTACACCATGGCCGGCGATCGCCTGAAGATCGATGACTTCGCCGCCTGCTTCACCGCCGACGCCATCCTGGAAAGCGAGCACGTTCCGGCAGACCGCGCGTTCCGCTTCGAAGGCCATTCGCAAATCCGCGCCTGGCAGCAGGGCTGGCTGGACAGCGCCGCCACCGGCACCCCGGTCCACGCCGCCACCTTCGTGCGTCATCACCTCACGACCTCGCAGATCGAGATCACCGGCGATGGAAACGCGGCGGCGCGCACTTACTGGCAGGCCTGGACGAACATCGGCCCCGACCACGCCGGAATCTACCTGGACCGGCTGCGCAAAGAGGCGGATGGCCGCTGGCTTATCGCCCATCGCCGCGTGCGGATGGACTGGGAAGCGGAGAACAGCCTGTTCCGCACGGCGATCCCCCTTTCGCGCGAGGCGAAAGGAAACGGCACAAACCACGCTTCACCCGGTTGA
- a CDS encoding SDR family NAD(P)-dependent oxidoreductase, translating into MADLRFDNRVAVITGGGRGLGRAHALLLASRGCKLVINDPGVSMAGDATEEGPAEALAAEIRAAGGEAVANTDSVATPEGGKAIIGAALDAFGRIDILIHSAGNVRRGSLSELSYEDFTSVLDVHLKGAYHVVREAFPHMMAQGYGRIVLTSSINGLYGKSDNVTYAMCKAGFMGLSNTAAIEGQHADVKSNLIVPAAVTRMSEGIDTSQFPPMEPEQVAPMVGYLCHESCEATGEMFVAMGGRLARARITENEGAFRQDWSLEQVSADIDVIRQGGETLAFPPVPDGQLEHLLYGFGVIRGATTAA; encoded by the coding sequence ATGGCAGACCTGCGCTTTGACAATAGAGTCGCCGTGATCACCGGCGGCGGGCGCGGGCTTGGCCGGGCTCATGCCCTGTTGCTGGCCAGCCGGGGCTGCAAGCTGGTGATCAACGATCCTGGCGTCTCGATGGCGGGCGATGCCACCGAGGAAGGTCCGGCGGAAGCGCTTGCCGCTGAAATCCGCGCGGCCGGCGGAGAGGCGGTGGCCAATACGGACAGCGTCGCCACGCCTGAAGGCGGAAAAGCCATCATCGGGGCGGCGCTCGATGCCTTCGGGCGGATCGATATCCTGATCCACTCGGCCGGCAACGTCCGGCGGGGCAGCCTTTCCGAGCTTTCCTACGAGGATTTCACCAGCGTCCTCGATGTTCATCTGAAGGGCGCCTACCACGTCGTGCGTGAGGCTTTCCCGCACATGATGGCGCAGGGCTATGGCCGCATCGTGCTGACCAGCTCGATCAACGGGCTCTACGGCAAGTCCGACAATGTGACTTACGCGATGTGCAAGGCGGGCTTCATGGGCCTGTCCAACACCGCCGCGATCGAGGGGCAGCACGCCGATGTGAAATCCAACCTGATCGTTCCTGCCGCCGTCACCCGCATGTCGGAAGGGATCGACACCAGCCAGTTCCCGCCGATGGAGCCGGAACAGGTGGCGCCGATGGTCGGCTATCTCTGTCACGAAAGCTGCGAGGCCACCGGCGAAATGTTCGTGGCGATGGGCGGCCGCCTGGCGCGCGCGCGCATCACCGAGAACGAGGGGGCGTTCCGCCAGGACTGGTCGCTGGAGCAGGTTTCCGCAGATATCGACGTTATCCGGCAGGGCGGCGAGACGCTGGCGTTTCCGCCGGTGCCCGATGGGCAGCTCGAACACCTTCTCTATGGTTTCGGCGTGATTCGCGGGGCGACCACGGCCGCCTGA
- a CDS encoding acyl-CoA synthetase, whose amino-acid sequence MVKLTDLSSYADAQAHASSAALWDLFDGDREVLNIAHECITRHADGSGRPAVRIAHADGRDEILSFDLIAAGAARFAHWLDAEGVQPGERIAFMLEPSLPFYVCLFGAMQTGAISVPLFTLFGPDALKLRIDDCKPSILITNAEKAELARGAVTAENGLRVIVADDGLLDEIAKYPATYEPKTRAGDLAVFQYTSGTTRELPEAVKHTHKALVTLMFAALYGTGIRPGDEFFCPSSPAWGHGLWHGTLAPLGLGVTTGTFAGRFDPVRLMKALDDYGITNMSAAATHYRMMKNSGAAGDFKFHFRKLSYTGEPIDPATLEFIDGAFKVPVCSMYGTTEIGVVLVNYPGAPDFTVKPGSLGKAVPGQKLEVQRPDGTPTAPGEIGELMLWRGGAWMTTKDRAKIDEDGYFYHCGRADDVIISAGWTMSAVEIENTMLRHENVLECGVIGVPDEKRGQVVKAFVVANRAGDDAFVKELQDFTRQKLAQHEFPRIVEFVDELPKNPAGKVHRKMLRDREAAKAAEAVG is encoded by the coding sequence ATGGTGAAGTTGACCGACCTTTCGAGCTATGCCGATGCGCAGGCGCACGCCTCTTCGGCCGCGCTGTGGGACCTGTTCGACGGCGACCGCGAGGTGCTGAACATCGCGCATGAGTGCATCACCCGCCATGCCGATGGTTCGGGACGGCCGGCGGTGCGGATTGCCCACGCAGATGGCCGCGATGAAATCCTCAGCTTCGATCTGATTGCCGCTGGTGCCGCGCGGTTCGCGCACTGGCTCGATGCCGAGGGCGTGCAGCCGGGTGAGCGGATCGCCTTCATGCTGGAACCCTCGCTGCCGTTCTACGTCTGCCTGTTCGGGGCGATGCAGACCGGGGCGATCTCGGTGCCGCTGTTCACGCTGTTTGGTCCCGACGCGCTCAAGCTGCGGATCGACGACTGCAAGCCATCGATCCTCATCACCAATGCCGAAAAGGCGGAGCTCGCACGCGGGGCGGTGACGGCGGAAAACGGGCTGCGCGTGATCGTCGCGGACGATGGCCTGCTGGACGAGATCGCGAAGTATCCGGCCACTTATGAACCTAAGACCAGGGCGGGCGACCTGGCGGTGTTCCAGTACACCAGCGGCACCACGCGCGAACTGCCGGAGGCGGTGAAGCACACGCACAAGGCATTGGTTACGCTGATGTTCGCGGCGCTCTACGGCACCGGGATAAGGCCGGGCGATGAGTTTTTCTGTCCGTCCTCGCCCGCATGGGGGCACGGTCTGTGGCACGGCACGCTGGCGCCGCTCGGTCTTGGCGTCACCACCGGCACTTTCGCCGGACGCTTCGATCCGGTGCGGCTGATGAAGGCGCTGGACGATTACGGCATCACCAACATGTCGGCCGCGGCTACGCACTACCGGATGATGAAAAACAGCGGCGCGGCGGGGGACTTCAAGTTCCACTTCCGCAAGCTGTCCTACACCGGGGAGCCGATCGACCCGGCGACTCTGGAATTCATCGACGGAGCCTTCAAGGTTCCGGTTTGCTCGATGTACGGCACGACCGAAATCGGCGTCGTGCTGGTGAACTATCCCGGCGCACCGGACTTCACGGTGAAGCCGGGATCGCTGGGCAAGGCGGTTCCGGGCCAGAAGCTGGAAGTGCAGCGCCCTGACGGTACGCCCACCGCGCCCGGCGAGATCGGCGAACTGATGCTCTGGCGCGGCGGTGCCTGGATGACCACCAAGGACCGCGCGAAGATCGATGAGGACGGCTATTTCTACCACTGCGGCCGCGCCGACGACGTGATCATCTCGGCCGGCTGGACGATGTCCGCCGTCGAGATCGAGAACACCATGCTGCGGCATGAGAACGTGCTCGAATGCGGCGTGATCGGCGTGCCGGACGAGAAGCGCGGGCAAGTGGTGAAGGCTTTCGTCGTGGCGAACCGCGCCGGAGACGATGCCTTCGTAAAGGAGCTTCAGGACTTCACCCGCCAGAAGCTCGCCCAGCATGAATTCCCGCGCATCGTGGAGTTCGTGGACGAGCTTCCCAAGAACCCGGCCGGCAAGGTCCACCGCAAGATGCTGCGCGATCGCGAAGCGGCGAAGGCCGCCGAAGCGGTCGGCTGA
- the dcd gene encoding dCTP deaminase, which produces MSILSDKWIREQALENGMIEPFVEAQRRDGCISYGLSSYGYDARVAPEFKIFTNVDSAVVDPKDFASNSFVDRHTDVCVIPPNSFALARTVEYFRVPRDVLVICLGKSTYARCGIIVNVTPLEPGWEGHVTLEFSNTTPLPAKIYANEGACQFLFLKGNEPCETSYADRAGKYMGQRGVTLPRL; this is translated from the coding sequence ATGTCTATCCTGAGCGACAAGTGGATCCGCGAGCAGGCGCTCGAAAACGGAATGATCGAGCCTTTCGTCGAGGCCCAGCGCCGCGATGGATGCATCTCCTACGGCCTTTCGTCCTACGGCTACGACGCCCGCGTCGCGCCGGAGTTCAAGATCTTCACCAATGTCGATTCGGCGGTGGTCGATCCCAAGGACTTCGCCAGCAATTCCTTCGTGGACCGGCATACCGACGTCTGCGTGATTCCGCCGAACTCGTTCGCACTGGCCCGCACGGTCGAATATTTCCGCGTGCCGCGCGACGTGCTGGTGATCTGCCTCGGCAAGAGCACTTATGCCCGCTGCGGAATCATCGTGAACGTCACCCCGCTGGAGCCGGGCTGGGAAGGGCACGTCACGCTGGAATTCTCGAACACCACGCCGCTGCCCGCCAAGATCTACGCGAACGAGGGCGCCTGCCAGTTCCTCTTCCTCAAGGGCAACGAACCCTGCGAGACGAGCTACGCCGACCGGGCCGGCAAATACATGGGCCAGCGCGGCGTGACCCTGCCCCGGCTCTAG
- a CDS encoding alpha/beta hydrolase: protein MGQDAAAPQFEANGNVRVPAFTLPVSSLLSEEAAAFQRMRATTPAFDAAGENEADIAARREQINAYAAQGVARLRDNFAVEIVPRTIGGVEVLDVTPADGSHDPERVLINLHGGAFTVGWDGIALLEAIPIAALGRYRVVSVNYRMAPEHRHPAGVEDVAAVYAALLADYAPGRIGIYGGSAGGALTAQAAAWLPAHGLPQAGAVGIFGAGGVPFGTGESAYVAGYIDASFPPPPADGSTPMDITRGYFDGCDPRDPSAWPGYHLDVLATFPPTLIITGTRAMDLSPAIFTNSQLLKAGIRSTLIVGEGMGHCYHYGLHMPEGRDAVAAILSFFRENLSR, encoded by the coding sequence GTGGGACAGGATGCAGCAGCGCCGCAGTTCGAGGCCAATGGCAATGTGCGGGTTCCGGCCTTCACCTTGCCCGTTTCCAGCCTGCTGAGCGAGGAAGCCGCAGCCTTCCAGCGCATGCGTGCCACCACCCCCGCTTTCGATGCCGCCGGTGAGAACGAAGCGGACATCGCCGCCCGGCGTGAACAGATCAATGCCTATGCCGCGCAGGGCGTCGCCCGCCTGCGCGACAATTTCGCGGTAGAGATCGTCCCCAGGACCATCGGCGGCGTGGAGGTGCTCGACGTGACCCCGGCCGACGGCAGCCACGATCCCGAGCGCGTGCTGATAAACCTGCACGGCGGAGCCTTCACCGTCGGGTGGGACGGGATCGCGCTTCTCGAGGCGATCCCCATTGCCGCGCTTGGCAGATATCGCGTCGTGAGCGTCAACTATCGCATGGCGCCCGAGCATCGCCATCCGGCAGGCGTGGAAGATGTCGCGGCGGTCTATGCCGCGCTGCTGGCGGACTATGCCCCCGGCCGGATCGGCATCTATGGCGGTTCCGCAGGCGGCGCACTGACGGCGCAGGCCGCCGCTTGGCTGCCGGCGCATGGACTGCCGCAAGCGGGCGCGGTGGGCATCTTCGGCGCGGGCGGAGTGCCGTTCGGAACCGGAGAGTCTGCCTATGTCGCAGGCTATATCGACGCATCTTTCCCGCCGCCACCCGCTGACGGCAGCACGCCCATGGATATCACGCGCGGCTATTTCGACGGCTGCGATCCGCGCGATCCCAGCGCCTGGCCGGGCTATCACCTGGACGTGCTGGCGACCTTTCCGCCCACGCTCATCATCACCGGCACCCGCGCGATGGACCTCAGCCCGGCGATCTTCACAAATTCGCAGTTGCTCAAGGCCGGCATCCGTTCGACGCTGATCGTCGGCGAGGGCATGGGCCACTGCTACCACTACGGCCTCCACATGCCCGAGGGGCGCGATGCCGTGGCGGCTATCCTCTCCTTCTTTCGCGAGAACCTGTCCCGATGA
- a CDS encoding DoxX family protein — protein MSKIAAIIGRFLIALIFVISGASKLMDVASTETMIVATGLPAGLAIPTGLFELIAGLCLAAGFMVRLVAVLLALFTAATILFFHNRFTDPMQQIMALKNVAIIGGLCLAFAHSQMWNHYYAITRERRGELAARDAEERIRDAELRAARAEARAEAMTDGHVAPGYVEAAPRTVITDYNHDGVPEVRRRRWFDW, from the coding sequence ATGTCCAAGATCGCAGCCATAATCGGGCGATTCCTGATCGCCCTGATCTTCGTGATTTCCGGCGCCTCCAAGCTGATGGACGTCGCTTCTACCGAAACCATGATCGTCGCCACCGGCCTGCCTGCCGGCCTCGCGATTCCCACCGGCCTGTTCGAACTGATCGCCGGCCTCTGCCTCGCCGCCGGCTTCATGGTGCGGCTGGTCGCGGTGCTGCTGGCGCTGTTTACCGCGGCGACGATCCTGTTCTTCCACAACCGCTTCACCGACCCGATGCAGCAGATCATGGCGCTAAAGAACGTCGCGATCATCGGCGGCCTGTGCCTGGCCTTCGCGCACAGCCAGATGTGGAACCACTACTACGCCATTACCCGCGAGCGCCGGGGAGAACTGGCCGCGCGCGATGCCGAGGAACGTATCCGCGATGCCGAACTGCGCGCCGCGCGGGCCGAGGCACGGGCCGAAGCCATGACCGACGGCCATGTGGCCCCCGGTTATGTCGAGGCCGCACCGCGCACTGTCATTACCGACTACAACCATGACGGCGTTCCCGAAGTCCGCCGTCGCCGCTGGTTCGACTGGTAG
- a CDS encoding excalibur calcium-binding domain-containing protein translates to MRFLICLTFTLMSLPGVVSAHPGGVNAAGCHSNRKTGDYHCHGSRAAPAPAPVRPQRSSGGAGYYPNCASARAAGAAPLRRGDAGYRPGLDRDGDGIACE, encoded by the coding sequence ATGCGCTTTCTCATTTGCCTGACATTCACCCTGATGTCCTTGCCCGGCGTGGTTTCGGCCCATCCGGGCGGCGTGAATGCGGCCGGTTGTCATAGCAACCGCAAGACGGGGGATTATCATTGCCACGGCAGCAGGGCCGCGCCCGCGCCCGCGCCTGTCAGGCCGCAGCGGTCCTCGGGCGGAGCGGGCTATTATCCCAATTGCGCCAGCGCGCGGGCAGCGGGCGCCGCTCCGCTGCGCCGTGGTGACGCGGGATACCGTCCGGGGCTGGACCGGGACGGCGATGGAATCGCCTGCGAATAG
- a CDS encoding FAS1-like dehydratase domain-containing protein, with protein sequence MATTAESKFPKITEAGLDDLRARIGVKIENTVEPWNYEATRDAIRHYAHGIGDDNPLWCDPEYAKNTKYGSIVALPSFLFTTSRIVSGYCGGLSGVHAMWAGADWTWQKPVLRNDTITTVAYLKDLVEHQTKFAGRSFQQIYHVDFFNQHGEQVAGADSWVFRTDRDEARERGTKYTEARGRVEPFTQEQLDEFYDIYDQEEIRGATPRYFEDVNVGDKLPPMMKGPMTVTGFICYAQGWGGLYIRANKLAYKMQKAHPGLGIRNRFNVPDCPERVHWDEAFALEVGAPGAYDYGPERCSWLTHHMTNWIGDDGFLTKSDCQIRRHNPDGDAIIITGEVTRKFEEGGKKFVEVSQKATTHRGELSAFGTAVAELPSKG encoded by the coding sequence ATGGCAACCACAGCAGAGTCCAAGTTCCCCAAGATCACCGAGGCCGGCCTCGACGATCTGCGCGCCCGCATCGGCGTGAAGATCGAGAACACCGTCGAGCCGTGGAACTACGAAGCCACCCGTGACGCGATCCGCCACTATGCCCACGGCATCGGCGACGACAATCCGCTGTGGTGCGATCCGGAATATGCGAAGAACACGAAGTACGGCTCGATCGTCGCGCTGCCTTCGTTCCTCTTCACCACCAGCCGCATCGTCTCGGGCTACTGCGGCGGTCTTTCGGGCGTGCACGCCATGTGGGCGGGTGCGGACTGGACCTGGCAGAAGCCGGTGCTGCGCAACGACACCATCACCACGGTGGCCTATCTCAAGGATCTGGTCGAGCATCAGACCAAGTTCGCCGGTCGCTCGTTCCAGCAGATCTACCACGTCGACTTCTTCAACCAGCACGGCGAGCAGGTTGCCGGCGCCGACAGCTGGGTGTTCCGTACCGACCGTGACGAGGCCCGCGAGCGCGGCACCAAGTACACCGAAGCGCGCGGCCGCGTTGAGCCCTTCACCCAGGAACAGCTCGACGAATTCTACGACATCTACGACCAGGAAGAGATCCGCGGCGCCACCCCGCGCTACTTCGAGGACGTGAACGTCGGCGACAAGCTGCCGCCGATGATGAAGGGCCCGATGACCGTCACCGGCTTCATCTGCTACGCGCAAGGCTGGGGCGGCCTCTACATCCGCGCCAACAAGCTGGCCTACAAGATGCAGAAGGCCCACCCGGGTCTGGGCATCCGCAACCGCTTCAACGTGCCGGACTGCCCCGAGCGCGTGCACTGGGACGAAGCTTTTGCTCTCGAAGTGGGCGCGCCGGGCGCTTACGACTACGGTCCGGAGCGTTGCTCGTGGCTGACGCACCACATGACCAACTGGATCGGCGACGACGGCTTCCTTACCAAGTCGGACTGCCAGATCCGCCGCCACAACCCGGACGGTGATGCCATCATCATCACCGGCGAAGTGACGCGCAAGTTCGAGGAAGGCGGCAAGAAGTTCGTCGAAGTGTCGCAGAAGGCGACCACCCATCGCGGCGAACTCTCGGCCTTCGGCACCGCCGTTGCGGAACTGCCCAGCAAGGGCTGA